In Fretibacterium sp. OH1220_COT-178, a single genomic region encodes these proteins:
- the rplJ gene encoding 50S ribosomal protein L10 encodes MPAKIKYEQVALLKEKLERSEAVFVGEYRGMTVAQSTALRVKVREAGGELKIAKNTLFAIAMKEAGLESLSESLVTGPNIYALCYGDPVGVAKVLKEYATDKTQKAFVLKGGLLGKVALDQSQVYALADLPSKDVLVAQVVRTIAAPISGLVTVLSGTMRGLVTCLGQIRDKKEAA; translated from the coding sequence ATGCCGGCAAAGATCAAATATGAGCAGGTTGCCCTCTTGAAGGAAAAGCTCGAGAGGTCCGAGGCCGTGTTTGTGGGCGAGTATCGCGGCATGACCGTGGCTCAGAGCACGGCGCTCCGCGTGAAGGTCCGCGAGGCCGGGGGCGAGCTGAAGATCGCCAAGAATACCCTTTTTGCGATCGCCATGAAGGAGGCGGGGCTCGAGTCCCTTTCCGAATCCCTGGTCACGGGGCCGAATATCTATGCCCTCTGCTACGGAGATCCGGTTGGGGTGGCCAAGGTTCTCAAGGAATACGCAACCGACAAAACGCAAAAGGCCTTTGTCCTCAAAGGCGGACTTTTGGGGAAGGTGGCCCTGGATCAGAGTCAGGTTTACGCCCTGGCCGATCTTCCGTCGAAGGATGTCCTGGTGGCCCAGGTGGTTCGCACCATTGCCGCACCGATTTCCGGCCTGGTTACCGTGCTCTCCGGCACGATGCGCGGGCTGGTCACGTGCCTCGGGCAGATTCGGGACAAGAAGGAGGCCGCCTGA
- the rplA gene encoding 50S ribosomal protein L1: MKRSKRYREAAAKIEAEKQYGLREAVDLFQSIATAKFDESMEIHVRLGVDPRHADQQVRSTVGLPHGTGVTKRVLVLAMGEKIKEAEDAGADIVGGEDLVQKIMGGWMDFDAVIATPDMMKSVGRLGKVLGPRGLMPSAKTGTVTFDLADAVKEIKAGRVEFRVDKAGIIHNAIGKKSFSADALFENAKALLQAIQKARPSSVKGTYIKSISLTSTMGPGISVDVLSASKEIAA; the protein is encoded by the coding sequence ATGAAACGGAGCAAGCGTTACAGGGAGGCCGCAGCCAAAATCGAGGCCGAAAAACAGTATGGGCTGCGCGAGGCTGTGGATCTCTTCCAGTCGATCGCGACGGCGAAGTTCGACGAGAGCATGGAAATCCACGTTCGCCTGGGCGTTGACCCGCGTCATGCGGACCAGCAGGTCCGCAGCACGGTCGGTCTTCCCCACGGCACCGGCGTGACCAAAAGGGTCCTTGTCCTTGCCATGGGCGAGAAGATCAAGGAGGCCGAGGACGCGGGGGCCGACATCGTGGGCGGCGAGGACCTCGTCCAGAAGATCATGGGCGGCTGGATGGACTTCGATGCGGTCATCGCGACGCCGGACATGATGAAGTCGGTCGGTCGCCTCGGAAAGGTGCTTGGTCCCAGGGGATTGATGCCCAGCGCCAAAACGGGGACCGTGACCTTCGACCTCGCCGATGCCGTCAAGGAGATCAAGGCCGGCCGCGTCGAGTTCCGAGTCGACAAGGCGGGGATCATCCACAACGCCATCGGCAAGAAGAGCTTTTCGGCGGATGCCCTTTTCGAGAATGCCAAAGCCCTGTTGCAGGCTATACAGAAGGCTCGTCCCTCCTCGGTCAAGGGAACCTATATCAAGAGCATTTCCCTGACCTCGACGATGGGCCCGGGGATTTCCGTCGATGTCCTCTCCGCATCGAAGGAGATCGCCGCTTAA
- the rplK gene encoding 50S ribosomal protein L11: MAKKVIGQIKLQLPAGKATPAPPVGPALGQHGVNIMEFCKQFNAKTSDQAGLIIPAVITVYADRSFTFELKTPPASVLLKKAAGIESGSGVPNKNKVGQVSRVKVKEIAEMKRKDLNANDIDAAMRMVEGTARSMGIEIQG; this comes from the coding sequence ATGGCTAAGAAGGTCATCGGGCAGATCAAATTGCAGTTGCCGGCCGGAAAGGCGACGCCGGCTCCTCCCGTCGGTCCCGCTTTGGGACAGCATGGGGTCAATATCATGGAGTTCTGCAAGCAGTTCAATGCAAAGACTTCGGACCAGGCGGGGCTCATCATTCCCGCCGTTATAACGGTTTATGCCGACCGTAGCTTTACGTTTGAACTGAAGACGCCTCCAGCAAGCGTTCTGCTGAAAAAGGCTGCGGGAATCGAGTCGGGATCCGGAGTTCCCAACAAGAACAAAGTTGGGCAGGTCTCCAGAGTCAAGGTGAAGGAGATCGCCGAGATGAAGCGCAAGGATCTCAATGCCAACGATATCGACGCCGCCATGCGCATGGTCGAGGGAACGGCCCGTTCCATGGGGATCGAGATCCAGGGCTGA
- the rplL gene encoding 50S ribosomal protein L7/L12 translates to MTRDDMIKAIEEMTVLELSELVKALEEKFGVSAAAPMAMPMMAMPGAGAPAAAEEEKSEFDVIYKAPGANKINVIKVVREITGLGLKEAKELVDNPPKPVKEGVSKEEAEELKKKLAEAGAEVEVK, encoded by the coding sequence ATGACGCGCGACGATATGATCAAGGCTATTGAGGAGATGACGGTTCTCGAGCTCTCCGAGCTCGTGAAGGCTCTTGAGGAGAAGTTTGGCGTTTCCGCCGCGGCCCCCATGGCCATGCCCATGATGGCGATGCCCGGCGCCGGTGCCCCCGCTGCCGCGGAGGAGGAGAAGTCCGAGTTCGACGTGATCTACAAGGCTCCCGGAGCGAACAAGATCAACGTCATCAAGGTTGTGCGCGAGATCACCGGCCTGGGCCTGAAGGAGGCCAAGGAGCTGGTGGACAATCCGCCCAAGCCCGTCAAGGAGGGCGTCTCCAAGGAGGAGGCCGAGGAGCTGAAGAAGAAGCTTGCCGAGGCCGGTGCCGAGGTCGAGGTGAAGTAG
- the nusG gene encoding transcription termination/antitermination protein NusG, with translation MDTQDGRRWYVVQTYAGYENRVKANLEQRIATMGMEKNIFSVLVPIEERVFVKDGKSRKVSRKLYPSYVLVEMLLDEQSWYVVRHTPGVTGFVGAGSYPLPLSEREVRDLMSRIGKEQAKPKVEISLKLGDTVCVKSGPFEGQAGPVVEITPEKGKVKFTVSVFGRETVVETDYQLLEKV, from the coding sequence ATGGATACGCAGGATGGACGCCGATGGTATGTCGTTCAGACGTACGCAGGCTATGAGAATCGAGTCAAGGCCAATCTGGAGCAGCGCATAGCGACGATGGGGATGGAGAAAAATATTTTCTCCGTGTTGGTCCCCATCGAAGAACGGGTTTTCGTCAAGGACGGAAAGAGTCGTAAGGTCTCCAGAAAACTCTATCCCAGCTACGTGCTGGTGGAGATGTTGCTTGACGAACAGTCGTGGTATGTCGTCCGGCACACGCCGGGGGTGACGGGTTTCGTCGGGGCCGGTAGTTATCCGCTTCCTCTCTCCGAACGTGAGGTGCGCGATCTGATGTCCCGGATCGGGAAGGAACAGGCGAAGCCGAAGGTCGAGATCAGCCTCAAATTGGGGGACACGGTTTGTGTCAAGAGCGGTCCCTTTGAAGGGCAGGCGGGCCCGGTGGTCGAGATTACGCCCGAGAAGGGGAAGGTCAAGTTCACGGTCAGCGTGTTCGGCCGAGAGACCGTCGTCGAGACCGATTATCAGCTTCTGGAAAAAGTATGA
- the secE gene encoding preprotein translocase subunit SecE, producing the protein MSKEIANSIPGIGFLREAKAELKKVTWPGKKQIWYSTLIVIFFTLCVSIYLGAIDFLLTWIFSGILG; encoded by the coding sequence ATGTCCAAAGAGATCGCGAATTCGATACCGGGCATCGGTTTTTTGCGGGAGGCGAAGGCCGAGCTGAAGAAGGTCACTTGGCCCGGAAAGAAGCAGATCTGGTACTCCACGCTGATCGTCATTTTTTTCACGCTCTGCGTCTCCATTTACCTTGGGGCCATCGATTTTCTCCTGACCTGGATCTTCTCGGGGATCCTCGGTTAG
- the lepA gene encoding translation elongation factor 4: protein MKQENIRNFCIIAHIDHGKSTLADRLLERTSTVQSRDMKKQLLDSLSLERERGITIKLVPVRMDYVSSDGRKWVLNLIDTPGHVDFGYEVSRSLAACEGALLVVDATQGVEAQTVANAYQAIEQGLEILPVINKIDLPSAHPENAKQEIRDVVGLDAEDSILASAKDGRGIDEILERIVRTVPAPQGDPNAPLQALIFDSVYDNYRGVICYVRVVNGTLTAGQNILFMATNSAYPVDEVGVFRPSFTPVDRLGPGEVGYIAASIKTLAEAHVGDTITNARNPTPEPLPGYRKVKSVVFCGFYPVERDDYPQLRDALEKLCLNDSAIAFEPETSVALGFGFRCGFLGLLHMDVAQERLRREYDVDLVATAPNVVYEILLKSGEVIEAHRPSDFPEVGDIEEIREPYIKLSVFLPSEYVGKVMQLVQEKRGVYRSMDYLTPERVRLIYEMPLAEFIIDFHDKLKSQTRGYASLDYEFIGLKPSELVRVDVLVNGEAADAFSFICHKDAAYHRGHAAVTKLKDLIPSQLFEVPIQASIGKRVIVRVNVKALRKDVLAKCYGGDISRKRKLLEKQKEGKKRMKQIGRVSIPQEAFLAFLKMDEGE, encoded by the coding sequence ATGAAACAGGAGAACATCAGAAATTTTTGCATCATCGCCCACATCGACCACGGCAAGTCCACCTTGGCCGACCGCCTCTTGGAGCGCACCTCCACCGTGCAGTCCCGGGACATGAAGAAACAGCTTCTGGACTCTCTCTCGCTGGAGCGCGAAAGGGGGATCACGATCAAGCTGGTTCCGGTCCGCATGGATTACGTCTCGTCGGACGGCAGGAAATGGGTTTTGAACCTTATCGACACGCCGGGTCATGTGGACTTCGGCTACGAGGTCTCCCGTTCCCTGGCCGCCTGCGAGGGAGCCCTGCTCGTCGTCGACGCGACGCAGGGCGTCGAGGCGCAGACCGTGGCGAACGCCTATCAGGCGATCGAGCAGGGACTCGAGATCCTGCCGGTCATCAACAAAATCGACCTCCCCTCTGCCCATCCCGAGAACGCCAAGCAGGAGATCCGCGACGTGGTGGGGCTGGACGCCGAGGACTCCATCTTGGCGAGTGCCAAGGACGGCCGCGGGATCGACGAGATCCTCGAGCGGATCGTCCGCACGGTTCCGGCTCCCCAGGGGGACCCGAACGCGCCGCTCCAGGCGTTGATCTTCGACTCCGTCTACGACAACTATCGCGGCGTGATCTGCTACGTTCGGGTCGTGAACGGCACCCTGACTGCGGGGCAGAACATTCTGTTCATGGCCACCAACAGCGCGTATCCGGTCGACGAGGTGGGGGTATTCCGTCCCTCCTTCACCCCCGTGGATCGGCTGGGTCCGGGCGAGGTCGGCTATATCGCGGCCAGCATCAAGACCCTGGCCGAGGCTCATGTCGGGGACACCATCACCAACGCAAGAAACCCGACCCCCGAGCCCCTGCCCGGATACCGCAAGGTCAAGAGCGTCGTCTTCTGCGGCTTCTACCCCGTGGAGCGCGACGATTATCCCCAGCTTCGGGACGCGCTGGAAAAACTGTGTCTGAACGACTCCGCCATAGCCTTCGAGCCGGAGACCTCCGTTGCCCTGGGCTTCGGGTTTCGGTGCGGTTTCCTGGGGCTGCTCCACATGGATGTGGCGCAGGAGCGGCTTCGCCGAGAATACGATGTCGACCTCGTGGCCACGGCGCCCAACGTCGTCTATGAGATCCTTCTCAAATCGGGCGAGGTGATCGAGGCCCATCGGCCCAGCGACTTTCCCGAGGTGGGGGATATCGAGGAGATACGGGAGCCCTACATCAAGCTCTCGGTCTTTCTGCCGTCCGAGTACGTGGGCAAGGTGATGCAGCTGGTCCAGGAAAAGCGCGGCGTCTATCGCTCCATGGACTACCTGACCCCGGAACGGGTGCGGCTGATCTATGAGATGCCCCTGGCGGAGTTCATCATCGACTTCCACGATAAGCTCAAGTCGCAGACGCGCGGCTACGCCTCTCTGGATTACGAGTTCATCGGGCTCAAGCCATCGGAGCTGGTGCGTGTCGACGTCCTCGTCAACGGCGAGGCGGCGGACGCCTTCTCCTTCATCTGCCACAAGGACGCGGCCTACCATCGCGGCCACGCCGCAGTGACGAAGCTGAAGGACCTGATACCCAGCCAGCTCTTCGAGGTTCCCATCCAGGCCTCCATCGGCAAGCGCGTCATCGTCCGCGTCAACGTCAAGGCTCTGCGCAAGGACGTTTTGGCCAAATGCTACGGCGGGGACATCTCGCGCAAGCGCAAACTCCTCGAAAAACAGAAGGAGGGCAAGAAGCGCATGAAGCAGATCGGACGCGTCTCGATCCCTCAGGAGGCGTTTTTGGCGTTTCTGAAGATGGACGAGGGCGAGTGA
- a CDS encoding response regulator, with the protein MSRSAFIIDDADFMVDMLRLVLSEGGYSVAGSATDALVGLEQLRRLTSASKTVDIVIVDLHMPKLDGFETIRGIREILPKAKVLLVSANATLPVALKAKAIGVDGFVVKPFEPETVLETLRKMY; encoded by the coding sequence ATGTCTCGAAGCGCTTTTATCATCGATGATGCGGACTTCATGGTGGATATGCTGCGCCTGGTCCTGTCGGAGGGAGGATATTCCGTCGCAGGTTCGGCGACGGACGCGCTTGTGGGGCTGGAACAGTTGCGCCGTTTGACGTCTGCTTCCAAGACGGTGGACATCGTCATCGTCGACCTTCATATGCCCAAACTCGACGGTTTCGAGACCATTCGCGGGATACGGGAAATCCTTCCCAAGGCGAAGGTCCTGCTGGTCAGTGCCAACGCGACTTTGCCCGTGGCTCTCAAGGCCAAGGCGATCGGGGTCGATGGTTTTGTCGTCAAGCCCTTCGAGCCCGAGACCGTGTTGGAGACCCTGAGAAAGATGTATTAG